TGGAGCACTTGCTTACATGAGCCGCGGCTAGCCGATTTGAATAAGCCAGTAGCCGTTGTCTTCCTGGTGAATCTGACCATGCCTGCAGTTGTGGTTCCACATATCCCCATACCAGATAGCGTTTTAAGGGCTGTCATCTTTGTGATCTCTTCTGTCATTATCAGTGCTTTCCGCTTGCTTTTATTGCCAGCAAGCAGATGGGTCATCCGCTTTAGCCCCCCAACTGACTGAGGCAGTTCACTTACTTCTGTCTCCCTTATGTCAAATACCTCCAAATATTCCAGCTTCCCTATTTCAGCTGGAATCTCCTCAATGTCTGTCCGACGCAAGCTCAAGTACTTCAACTGGTGCATTTTGCATATTTTCTGGAGCTGATGGGACGATAAATCTCTACAAGATTCAAGATCCAGCACTTGCAGTATCTGAAACTTCAGCAAACAAGAATGCAGTGCTTTAAAGCTGTCGAATGCTGTCAATGATCGGACATGTgacaatttcatcctctccacagtTTCTTTTTCTTCCCGGGCACTTCTGTGAATAGAGAGTCGGCGCACCTTGTAGCTTGGAAATGGTGTCTGCCAGTGACCACCCACTACAGTGATGAAATTCTCGTCGCTGGACTTGGAAACAATATACTCAAGAACCATGTCATGAATTTGATAGGTCTTGACCTTGCCATTACTGCTGTTGTCGACTGCCCGAATCAAGTTTCTGCTAATTAGTTCGTTGAAGTAATCTTCAGCAACTTCCTCAATAGTCTTCCCATGCTTTTGAATGATAAAGCCTTCTCCTATCCATCTTCTAATCAAACGCTTTCTGCTAACAAAGCTGCCCTTTGGAAACATGCTCAAGTACAATAAACAGGTCTTGAGATCAGCCGGCAAATCATTGTAGCATTGGTCAAGTACTTTTGTCACTCCTTCCGTACTGAGATGAGTTTCCAACCCTCCACTCAAAGCCTTGTCCACTTCAGCTAAGTAGTTATCTATTGGCTTCGAGCTAGTGCCTGATCTCAGTTTACTAGCCACGAGCCCTGCTACGACAATTATGGCCAAAGGCAAACCTCCACATTTTTTTAAAAGAGCTTGAGCATCTCCAATGGGATTGTCAGAAGTACCAGACATAATTTGACCATGTGCTACTGCTTTAGTTGGATTATTACCAACAGCACCCGAGATAATTATACCATGTGATGCAGCTTCAGTTGGACTATCAGAAGCAGAGGTGACAATGTGATCACCTGATGGAGCTTTAGTTGGATTATCAGGAGTGCCGGAGAGAATTTGACCATATAATGAAGCTTTAGATGCATTATCAGGAGCACTTGAGACAATTTGGCGGAATAATTTGTAGGAATTTTCTTCAAGAAGTGGCTTGTGGTCATACAAGCGACCATTTCGACGGCAGCAGGCAACAGCTACAGATTTAAACCTTGTTGTCACCACTACACTCCCACATTTCACTCTTTCAGGCAAAGAATCATTAATGTTTTCCCATGCTGATACAGACCATATGTCATCTATCAAGACAAGGTACCTAATTCAAGAATTGTTGAAAAACAAAGTAAGTATTTGCAATAGCAACATCACAATTAAATACTAGTATAATGGACTGACTTGTGCACGTAAAGTAAGTACTAGTATAACAAGAGCAGAAGTATACGAGTAGTACCTCTTATCTTTCAGTTGGTGAACGAGCTTCTTTCTGAGATCTTTTTCTCCCCATTCCTCAATTCCCTCAAGGGGGTCATTCAGAGAAGCACCGGCCTGCTGCTCATGGAACTGCTTGACAAGGCTCCTCAGAATCATCAAAAGATTGAACTTCTGCGAGGCCTGCACCGACGCTCTGCAGTCAAAATCATCTCCAAACCTGCGGTACAACTCCATGGCGAGCGTGGTCTTCCCAAGGCCACCAAACCCAAAAATGGCAAGGAACCGCTTCTCAGTGCTCTGCTGAGTGGTGCGCTGCTCTGCTTTAAACCATCCCCCGAGTTCGTTCATGGCATCTTCCACGCCCACCGGTTGCTTCGTGCCAATGAGTTCGGGAGGCGGAGCTACACGGTCTGTAGGAGCGTCAGCTACCACGGGCTCACTGCTACTTCCCCTAAGGTTGTCCACCCCGTACCTCGTGCGCCGGTCGCTGACCTGCTGCGCCCGAACCTTGAGGTTGCCGATCTCGGCGGCGATGCACCGGCGCACGTACATCGTCGTGAGGAAATACCACTTCTTCCGGATGTACATCAGCTTGCCGTTCCCTCGGGGCTCGTGGCCGAGCCGGTGGTTGACGTCGTCGACGCAGTCCTCAATGTCGTAGGACACCTCGCGCACCTGCTTCATCCAGTCCTGCCGCTGCTCGTCGTGGCTGCCAGCACGCTTGGTCCTGTTGAGGAAAGCCTGCATACTGGCCAGCTCATCGTTGATGTACTGGATGTCGTCGCGGACGCCCTGGATCAGGGTGTACTCCTGGGCGAGTAGGCTCCCGAGCTTGCCGACGAGGGATTTCACGGCGTTGCTCGAGGCGCCAACGATGAGATCCATCGTAGCAGACTCTTTGCTTGGGACAAATAGTAACAGGGAATAGTAGATCTTTCTGCATATGAGGTGCAAGTGCAGTGCGATTGGTAAAAAGTCTATAACTGAGGTCTACAAAGTCGAGAATTGaaagaaaaaaggaagagaaaactcGCCGTACTTGGCAGCTCTAATGGAAGTTTCACTCCACCATCTTGGCCTGTGCGTGTTTAAGGGAGGACGAACTGCTGCCCGTCGGCAGTCCAGGCAGAGCAGAACCTTTTTCTCGTGCAGCGCGGTGGTAGATGAATCCGTAGATGGAGATGGTGataccggatctggatctggatctgctAGAATTGGTGGGTATGGAACGGTGGATATTCGAGGGGTGCGTAGGAACGACCACGGCGCTCAGTTGGCGAGTGAAAAGGAGCATGAAGTCAAAACCTTTCAGGTCCCTCCCTGTAtccctagaactcatctagatgagacataatttggtctcattcacgatacaacccacgtcagcacacacgcatcttatagcatcacatccaatagctataaaatatgaatgagaccaaattatatctcatctagatgagttttaGCAAAACTGTATCTAAAAGGCAAGGGAAACGTTTACATACGACCGCCGGTCGCGCGCGGGCCACGTAATCCAGCTGGATCGAACGACCAGGGAAGCCGTGCAGTTGTAAGTTTTTCTAGCCCACACACTCTATACGACGCCTTTTTTCTCTTATTATCTTTTCTATGCAGCTCTCCCCTTTTTTGAACGAAGACGCTAGAAACGTTCgattttaaattaataaagccacctGGCAGCATCACAAGGTTCAAACATCTTACAGCCAAATCAAATCAAGTTCAAGTTAGGCCTCACCGGCCATAAGCATAACACGGCCCCAACCGAAGCGACCATAAAAGAACCAACGCAGCAGGTCACCTCCATCCGTCAAAGCCAAAAGAGACATGAAACAGCTCAAGCCGCTTGCCGGAGTCGCGAGATACTGTTGCCGATCTTCTCCATCGTGATCTTCATGAGCTCAGTATCGCGTTGTTTCCCCACAGGTGTCCACATCTGAAGAAAGAGATGGCATTTGAATATCACGTCAGCCGGGTGAGCATGAAACTTTTTCTCAATTGTCATTTTATTTTTGATCGTGCAAAGGGACCAAAGCAATGCTCCCACACATCGCCATAACACCCTAGCGTTGGCCCCGTGTTGCGACTGCAACACCGCCAAAAGATCCGCTCCCGATCTAGGGTTCCAATTTTGTTGGAACACTTCCCTCATGGCACACCATGCAAACTTATGTAACGCGCACTAGAAGACATCATGGTTCGCATCCTCATGCAGCTCACACACTACACATGACCCATCAGACGGGCCGTTGCGCTTGGCGACGTTATCGGCCGTCGGGAGACGATTTCGAAACATTTGCCAGAGGAAGATTTTAATCTTGAGCGGGAGCCCCGCcttccatagccccctagctatgtCTAGCGTGTTTCCCTCAGTGAGTTTGCTATACATAGACTTGACCGACAATTTTTGGGACGCAGACAAGTCCCAGGACACCTTATCCGCTCCCAAGCTGAGTTGGCGATGAGCGGTCTGGGCCTGCAGCGAGTCCCAACTCGCCGCTTCTGTTGCCACTAGAGGCCGCAAGAAGTGAATCGCCGGTGGAGCAGAACGCATGACGTCCCCCACCAAAACGTTGGTATCCGAGGCCACATTGTATAGCTGCGGGAAAACTTGCCAAAGGGGCCTATCATCAAGCCATTTGTCTAACTAGAATCACGTTGACATGCCGTTCTTTACCTCAAAACTCGCGCCTAACACAAACGCCGGACGCACCGCCTGGATAACGTTCCAGAACGACGATCCCGAGGGCTTGGCGTTGAACACGTTACCGTCCAGGAAGTACTTCGCACGAAGCAGGTCCGCCCATAGACTGGACTCGTTATTGGCTAGCTTCCACCACCATTTGGTCATTAAGGCAACATTCATAAGCTTTGAATTAGTGATCCCTAGACCACCAAATTTCTTGGGTCTACACACCGCCGCCCACTTGACCAAATGGTATTTCCTCTTCGTTCcagctccttcccaaaagaacttgaAACGGGGTGTGTCGAGCTTCACATGGACCCCATCCGCTAATAGGAACATCCCCATTGTGAAAAGTGGGAGGGAGGAAAGGCTAGAGTTGGTCATGATCAATCTAGCTGCCGACGACATGAATCCCCCTCACCACGGGCTAACTCTGTTAGCCACTTTGCCATATAGAGGCTCCCATTCAGAAATAGAGATTTTCTGGTGCGTGACTGGGAGCCCTAGGTACTTAATCGGGAAGCTCCCAAGCTTGCAATTAAGTAAATTAGCAATCCGCAGACTCTCTTGCTAGTCCAAACCCATAGTAATAACTTCACTCTTGAGAAAGTTAATTTTCAGCGTCGATAGAATCTCAAAGGCAAGGAGCAGCAGCTTGATAGATGCTATGCTATGGTTGTCCGGCTTGAACAGCAGCATCGTATCGTCTACATATTGCAGATGCGTCACCCCCCGGGATGAGGTGTGGCACCAGCCCTTTAACGTGACCCGCCACTCTAGCTTTAGTAATCATAGCCGTTAGCGCATCCGCCATGAAGTTGAAGATCGGCGGAGAGCTTGGGTCTCCTTGGCGAAGCCCGCGTTTATTATGAAAGAACTTACCCATCTCTTTGTTGATCGTCACCGCGGTCTGCCCACAACTGACCAGGTGCATTATACGGTGCACAAAGCCCGCCTCGAACCCCTTCTTGAGAAGCACCTCCCGCACGAACTCCCAGTTCACACGGTCATAGGCCTTCTCAAAGTCGAGTTTGAGCAAAACCCCTTTCCCCTTGGTACGTTTCAGCTCGTGCATAATCTCAAGGAGTGCAATTGGGCCCTCCAAAATATTGCGTCCCTTGAGAAAAGCGGTCTGACTCCTCTGGATCACCCGTTGAGCTACTAGAGCCAACCGGGTGGTGTACGCTTTGGCACATAGTTTAAATGGCACGTTGATAAGCATAATAGGCCTGAACTGCTTGATGTTGTCTGCGCCTTTAACTTTAGGAATAAGGCTAATCGCCCCATAGTTAAGGCAGGAGAGGTCAACTTGACCAAGCGCAAAACCGTTTACTATCGCGTGGAACACATGCTTAAAGCACGGCCAAAATTTCTTAAAGAACTCTACGGGCCACCCGTCGGGCCTTGGAGCTGTGTCCGTTTTCATGGAAGTCAACACCCGATCCACTTCCTCCGGGAGGAAGGACAGGGCGAGCCCGTCGTTCTCTACCTGGGACACGCGCTCGGAAGGATCCCACAAATCCTCCCGAAGACACAACTTTTTCTCCTCGGCCGTTCCCAACAGCCCAATAAAGAAATCATAAATGTGTCTCACGATCTCATTCTAGGTAACCAAGATACCATCATCGGAGTTAAGGAACAAAATAGAACTCTTCCGTTTCCGCCCATTTGCGTACGCATGAAAGTAGCCCATGTTCGCATCTCCCTTAGTCACCCACTTCACGCCGCCCCTACGGCGCTAGTACTCCTCTTCCGCTCTCAAGATACTAAGCACTTGGTTTTCTAACGCATACCTATGTGCCCATTCAAGCTCGGAGAACGGTCTCACATCAGCAACGAGGTCTAAGATCGCGATCTCCTCACCCAGCCTAGCTCTCTCCTTTTTGGATTCGCTACCGTGATTTGCCCCCCAACCCCTGAGGAAAGCATGCATCTTGGCCACCGCCGCAGTCCAGAACTCGGTTGGGCCCCGCTGGGGTCCTACATGCGGCGAGATGAGTGCCCAGCGCTCCTTAAGCATGAGCTCGAAACCCTCTGTTTCAAATCATGTCGTTTCAAAGAAAAACCTACTACCCCACCGTATTGATTCCTCCCCTGAGGAAAAGATGAGGGGGATGTGGTCTGAGCCTATCCTAGTCTCCGCCACCAAAGAGTACAAGGGAAACAACACTTCCCACTCCGGCGTAAAGAACACCCTGTCAAGCACACAACGGACATGACATAGCTGCTTATTCGTCCATGTAAATCTCGCACCCATACGGGCGGCCTCGCGCAAGGCCGCCGCCGCAATCGCTGTGTTAAACATAGTCACCCTTGACCAGTCCACATTTGCATTATTCTTGTCCGGTCCCGAGCAGATCAAGTTGAAGTCGCCTCCCACTATCACTGGGAGGTTGGCTGCCCGCTTGGCCCCTACCAGCGTGGTGAGCTCTTCCAGAAAATCAGCGGATCGCGAGTGATCCGCTGGGCCGCAGACGCACACAATCACCCAATGAGCCCCGAAGCGTGGTGCCGCACCGTAGCCACAAGGGAAAACACTCCACATTCCCAGAGAATTACATCACATACATCATGCTTACATCCCATGAGAAGGCCACCCGAGTGACCAGAAGAAGGAACCCAGCGCCAATCAAAACCTTGCAGAGGATCTAAAGCAAGTAAATCGCGAAAGGTAAAGTCCGCTTTAATAGTCTCTTGCAGCGCAACAACGTCTAATCGCTCCTTGGCCATGTACTCCCTAAGCTGCATACGCCGCCCTACGTGTCCGCAGCCCCGGATATTCTAGAAAATGTATCTCATTATAAAATCCGATTACGGAGGCGAACTCCACAGGAGCTCATCGCTTTTGGCACTCGCTTCCTTGCCGGGCCACGGCTGGAAGTGGGGATGTCAGAGGCCTCCCTCGCCTCTGCCTCCCTCTCGGGCCTAGATACCACCATCTGCCCCCCTGGGCTCGTGGTCGCCGCGCTCGCCGCTATACATCTCGCAGCAGCCGCGGCTAAAGCAGCTTGCGCCTCCTCGTGCGCACGTACTAGCGTGACAATATCATCAGTACTAGCCGCCACCGCAACCCCACTATCGCTCAAAATTGACGCTAGATGATCGTCCGAGAAAGCATTAAGGATCCTGAAAGAGGGGAGTGGGTTACCTAAAACGTCCACATTCTTGTCAGCGACGCGAAGCTTGGCGCTCTCCGTGGAAGACAGGTCTCCCAGCTTGGCCTTCGCCCTAGCGCTCGGCTCCCGCTACACCACTGGTGTCGCCTTGGACCGCTTGGCCTTGTATCTCACGTCCACCACCGCCAGCTCCGTCCACAGCTTGCCACGCAGAGCCGCCGCCGTGCTGAGAACCGCATGAGTCGAGCTCTTGGGCCCCGGCTTCCTGCCCGCCGTCTTCTTGGGCTGCCTGCCCGAGCTCCCGGAGCTACGCTTGCCCGAAGCCGGCGTGATGACAGCTTCATTAAGCATGGAGCCAGCATCAGCTGCCGTAGCCACCGGAGAAGAGGGGTTTGGGGCCCTCCCCACTTTGCGACGGACACCTTTCATCGCCACCGGCTCCTGGATTCGTGTAGGGACAGTGACCTGCAGCGCTAGGTTGGAGCCGTACTCGTCGAAGGCCCCTGCCAGGTCGCGCGCCAGGGCAGGAACGCTCACTGCTGTGTCCTGGGTCGCCACCACCATCACACGTCCTTCTAACGCCCCCCAGCTTGTCCCAAGTTTCAGTATCAATGGATGTGTCCTGCATACTGTCTTCCAGCTCCTCCCCTTTAACTCCCATCTCCACATCCTGCTTAGCGCCATGGCCATCCTCACCCAGTTTCGCTTTGCTACCCACAGCACCGCTCAGCTTGCCAGGGCCACAATGGGAGGCCGggttggagggaggaggagggggcgttAGACGCACCAGCACCACCAGCCCCACCCCTTCCCCCACGGTGAAGCGGGCGCTCAACCTCCACCTTGACCTGGTAACCTTCATGATTGAACCACACTTAGACCGTGCCATTTAACTTCTCAGGCGCTTTGCAAGCAATCTTCATTCTTACCGGCCCCAACAGAATGAGTGAAAGCTCGTCGACCACAATCGTCCGCCCCAGCATCTTGAAACCTTCCTTGATGCGATCCTCTCTACGATGCTTCTGAGGGATGCCATGCAACTTCACCCACGTTTCCGTCACGACCATCGGCTGGATCTTCTCATGCCACATGTCACGCACCCTAGCAGTGATGTCGTGGATAAGAAGAAAGAGTTTTCCACTCAACTTGGCCATGTGCAGAAGATCAGCCGAGGGGAACACCACCAGAAAATCATCATCTCCCACTTGAATCACCTGCCAATCCCACTCACCTGCGACGATATGCTTGAGTTCCTGTTGGAGGACCTGCAGGTTAAGCTTGCCCAACTCCGCTGAGAGGATGGCCGCGTTCTCCACCTTCTGATCCACAGGCCTCTCCTCTTCCGAATCCTCCACAAATTCCAGGCAGAAAAATCCCTCCCCCGAGATGGCGCTGCCCATAATCTGCAACTtgggcgcctgatacgtctccaacgtatctataatttatgaagtattcatgctgttttattatcattcttggatgttttacaatcattttatagcaactttatatcatttttgggactaacctattgacccagtgcccagtgccagttgctgttttttgcttgtttttttacatcgcaggaaatcaatatcaaacggagtccaaacaccacgaaactttttggagaatttttatggaccaaaacacccaggatgggccagagcagcacctgggggggggggggtgccccgaggggggcacaacccaccagggcgcgcctgggcccccaggcgcgcccaggtgggttg
This region of Triticum aestivum cultivar Chinese Spring chromosome 2D, IWGSC CS RefSeq v2.1, whole genome shotgun sequence genomic DNA includes:
- the LOC123053410 gene encoding disease resistance protein PIK6-NP; this encodes MDLIVGASSNAVKSLVGKLGSLLAQEYTLIQGVRDDIQYINDELASMQAFLNRTKRAGSHDEQRQDWMKQVREVSYDIEDCVDDVNHRLGHEPRGNGKLMYIRKKWYFLTTMYVRRCIAAEIGNLKVRAQQVSDRRTRYGVDNLRGSSSEPVVADAPTDRVAPPPELIGTKQPVGVEDAMNELGGWFKAEQRTTQQSTEKRFLAIFGFGGLGKTTLAMELYRRFGDDFDCRASVQASQKFNLLMILRSLVKQFHEQQAGASLNDPLEGIEEWGEKDLRKKLVHQLKDKRYLVLIDDIWSVSAWENINDSLPERVKCGSVVVTTRFKSVAVACCRRNGRLYDHKPLLEENSYKLFRQIVSSAPDNASKASLYGQILSGTPDNPTKAPSGDHIVTSASDSPTEAASHGIIISGAVGNNPTKAVAHGQIMSGTSDNPIGDAQALLKKCGGLPLAIIVVAGLVASKLRSGTSSKPIDNYLAEVDKALSGGLETHLSTEGVTKVLDQCYNDLPADLKTCLLYLSMFPKGSFVSRKRLIRRWIGEGFIIQKHGKTIEEVAEDYFNELISRNLIRAVDNSSNGKVKTYQIHDMVLEYIVSKSSDENFITVVGGHWQTPFPSYKVRRLSIHRSAREEKETVERMKLSHVRSLTAFDSFKALHSCLLKFQILQVLDLESCRDLSSHQLQKICKMHQLKYLSLRRTDIEEIPAEIGKLEYLEVFDIRETEVSELPQSVGGLKRMTHLLAGNKSKRKALIMTEEITKMTALKTLSGMGICGTTTAGMVRFTRKTTATGLFKSASRGSCKQVLQALEKLTNLKKLSLYILGKLEEEDEILLLSAIEHLSSCSLKFLAVDDGFTGFLEESLSSSKAPPEHLHTLELCGNLFEVPKWIVSMHGLEKLTLSLTSLRTDTLMLLSELPELFSLTFSLDAAKSKNGSALEILHKNTMNSGGEIFVPDGGFGKLKLLRLLAPFLPPLSFVEGAMPTLQRLELRFRTAYGVHGLENLASLRQIFLAVSSKAPKAAEEKKRLANKIEKNPPTVIVDEYNESSMEVYQ